In a genomic window of Bacteroidales bacterium:
- the buk gene encoding butyrate kinase gives MEDFRILAINPGSTSTKIAVYQNTNPIFVKNITHHSEEIAKFEHIADQFHFRKDIIYKELEEAEIQLEKIQAVVGRGGMLKPIPSGVYRVNDAMKYDLHERPIKEHASNLGGLIADEIANSLPNAKAYIADPVVVDELHDLARISGHPLFKRISIFHALNQKSIARQHAKSIMKRYEDLNLIVVHMGGGITVGAHEKGKVIDVNQGLDGEGPFSPERSGTLPTGDLVRFCFSGEYTEKEIIKMVVGNGGIVAYLGTNSAYEAEMSAQNGDQKARFILEALAYQVAKSIGSMVPVLKGDVDAILLTGGVAHSKWITNMIIERVYKFAPVYTYPGEDEMRALAMNGLMVLKGEIEVKEYA, from the coding sequence ATGGAAGATTTTCGTATTCTTGCTATAAATCCTGGTTCAACCTCTACAAAAATTGCGGTTTACCAGAATACGAACCCAATTTTTGTAAAGAATATCACCCACCATAGTGAAGAAATTGCGAAGTTCGAACATATAGCCGATCAGTTTCATTTCAGGAAAGACATTATCTACAAAGAGTTAGAAGAAGCAGAGATTCAGCTGGAAAAGATACAGGCTGTTGTGGGAAGGGGTGGGATGCTTAAACCGATCCCTTCAGGCGTATATCGGGTAAATGACGCCATGAAATATGATCTTCATGAGAGGCCTATTAAAGAACACGCCAGCAACCTCGGTGGACTAATCGCCGATGAAATTGCCAACTCTTTGCCTAATGCTAAAGCCTATATTGCTGATCCTGTTGTGGTTGATGAATTACACGACCTGGCAAGAATATCTGGACATCCCCTATTTAAACGCATCTCCATATTTCATGCCTTAAATCAAAAATCTATCGCCCGCCAGCATGCTAAAAGTATTATGAAACGCTACGAGGATCTGAATTTGATCGTAGTGCATATGGGTGGAGGCATTACGGTTGGGGCGCATGAAAAGGGCAAAGTAATTGATGTAAACCAGGGATTAGACGGTGAAGGACCTTTTTCACCTGAACGCAGCGGAACATTGCCTACCGGTGACCTGGTTCGTTTCTGCTTTAGTGGGGAGTACACTGAAAAAGAGATCATAAAAATGGTGGTTGGCAATGGCGGAATTGTTGCCTACCTGGGCACAAATAGTGCTTATGAAGCAGAAATGAGTGCTCAGAATGGTGACCAGAAAGCCCGGTTCATTCTTGAAGCCCTGGCTTACCAGGTAGCCAAATCAATTGGTTCTATGGTGCCCGTCCTTAAGGGAGATGTTGATGCTATACTTTTAACTGGTGGAGTAGCCCACAGCAAGTGGATTACCAATATGATCATTGAAAGAGTATATAAGTTTGCCCCGGTTTATACCTATCCAGGGGAAGATGAAATGCGCGCACTCGCAATGAATGGACTGATGGTGCTTAAGGGTGAAATTGAGGTGAAAGAATACGCCTGA
- a CDS encoding bifunctional enoyl-CoA hydratase/phosphate acetyltransferase has translation MTITKLEQIFDLLKSKQKRRLVAAYANDAHTIEAVYAAVNKGIIDATLTGDESNIRKICQDHGFDVSSFEIVHEPNEIKAASLAVQLINEGKANLLMKGSLSTDKYMRAILNKEKGLCNEGAVLSHITVMEFAAYHKLLTISDVAIIPLPDFKQKLRIIDYMVKVSKAIGVEKPKVAVIAATEQMLAGMPACVDGAMLAKMSDRGQIQGCIVDGPLSLDCAIDKESVEIKKVTGPVAGDADCLLFPNIEAGNVFFKGGTKLAGAELAAFVAGARVPCVLTSRGDSALTKTYSIALAALLA, from the coding sequence ATGACCATTACAAAATTGGAACAAATCTTCGATCTTCTGAAATCAAAACAAAAACGGAGATTGGTAGCTGCCTACGCCAATGATGCACATACAATTGAAGCTGTTTATGCTGCAGTGAATAAAGGCATCATCGATGCTACCCTTACAGGTGACGAAAGTAACATCCGTAAAATTTGCCAGGATCATGGTTTTGATGTTTCATCATTTGAAATTGTTCATGAGCCTAATGAAATAAAAGCAGCATCACTGGCCGTTCAACTGATCAATGAAGGTAAAGCTAACCTTTTAATGAAAGGTTCATTGAGTACGGACAAATACATGCGTGCGATCCTGAATAAAGAAAAAGGACTTTGCAATGAAGGAGCTGTATTAAGTCATATTACCGTGATGGAATTTGCTGCATATCACAAACTGTTGACTATTAGCGATGTTGCAATTATCCCTTTGCCTGATTTCAAGCAGAAACTGAGAATCATTGATTATATGGTTAAAGTCTCTAAAGCAATAGGTGTCGAAAAACCAAAAGTGGCAGTTATTGCTGCAACAGAGCAAATGCTAGCCGGAATGCCAGCCTGTGTTGATGGTGCAATGCTTGCAAAAATGAGTGACAGGGGGCAGATACAAGGTTGTATTGTAGATGGACCTTTAAGCCTGGATTGCGCTATAGATAAGGAATCTGTTGAGATCAAAAAAGTGACCGGACCCGTTGCCGGCGATGCAGATTGTCTGTTGTTCCCAAATATTGAAGCAGGTAATGTCTTCTTTAAAGGGGGAACAAAGCTGGCTGGTGCTGAATTAGCTGCTTTCGTAGCGGGCGCAAGAGTTCCTTGTGTACTCACTTCAAGAGGTGACAGCGCTCTCACCAAAACATATTCTATTGCTCTGGCTGCATTATTGGCTTGA
- a CDS encoding acyl carrier protein has product MSDIATRVKAIIVDKLGVDEKEVTPEASFTNDLGADSLDTVELIMEFEKEFNIAIPDDQAEKIGTVSEAIAYIENNAK; this is encoded by the coding sequence ATGTCCGACATTGCAACAAGAGTAAAAGCTATCATCGTTGATAAGCTTGGAGTTGACGAAAAAGAAGTTACCCCCGAAGCAAGTTTCACCAACGACCTGGGTGCCGATTCATTGGACACCGTTGAGCTGATTATGGAATTCGAGAAAGAATTCAACATTGCTATTCCCGACGATCAGGCTGAGAAGATCGGCACAGTAAGCGAAGCTATTGCTTACATCGAAAACAACGCGAAATAA
- the purN gene encoding phosphoribosylglycinamide formyltransferase, giving the protein MDFLPRIAIFASGSGSNAQRIIEYFSEKNILEIAGIYCNNPSAYVLERAKNLNVPARLFNKEQFYHSSDILEDLRSKKVDWVVLAGFLWLIPSNILQAYPDHIINLHPALLPKFGGKGMFGSKVHESVIRAGEPESGITIHYVNEKYDEGEVIFQARCPITESDTSETLASKIHALEYEYLPKVIENLVSGVREK; this is encoded by the coding sequence ATGGATTTCTTACCTAGAATCGCAATCTTTGCCTCAGGAAGTGGAAGTAATGCCCAGCGGATTATAGAGTATTTTTCTGAAAAAAATATTCTGGAGATTGCCGGAATCTATTGCAACAATCCTTCAGCTTATGTTCTTGAAAGGGCAAAGAATCTGAATGTACCCGCCAGACTTTTCAATAAAGAGCAGTTTTATCATTCCAGTGACATTCTTGAAGACCTCAGGAGCAAAAAAGTAGATTGGGTTGTTTTAGCCGGTTTTCTTTGGTTAATCCCATCAAATATCCTGCAAGCCTATCCAGATCATATCATAAATCTTCATCCGGCTTTACTTCCCAAATTTGGAGGCAAAGGAATGTTTGGAAGTAAGGTTCATGAATCAGTTATCCGGGCCGGGGAGCCAGAGAGTGGAATTACAATACATTATGTGAATGAGAAGTATGATGAAGGGGAAGTCATCTTTCAGGCACGATGTCCTATCACAGAATCAGATACTTCTGAGACATTAGCTTCCAAAATCCATGCTTTGGAATATGAGTATCTTCCTAAAGTTATTGAGAACCTGGTTTCAGGGGTCAGAGAAAAATAA
- the fabF gene encoding beta-ketoacyl-ACP synthase II, whose protein sequence is MKLRRVVVTGLGALTPVGNTIPEYWNGLLTGVSGAGPITRFDASKFKSQFACEVKNFDPMNFFDRKEVRKYDPFTLFGLVAADEAVISSGMEIDKLDLDRVGVIWASGIGGMSSFYEEVASFVTGDGTPRFTPFLIPKMIADIAAGHISIKYGFRGPNFATISACASSANALIDAYTYIRLGKANIFVTGGSEATINPAGIGGFNSLHAISTRNDDPSTASRPFDKDRDGFVMGEGGAALVFEEMEHALARGAKIYCEVAGAGMSADAHHMTAPHPEGIGAKNAMRFALEDAGMNLEDIDHINTHGTSTPLGDIAEIKAIVGLFGEHAKKIAVNSTKSMTGHLLGAAGAAEAVASILAVYNDIIPPTINHFTDDEEIDQNVDFVFNKASKRTVNAALSNTFGFGGHNASLIFKKFEQ, encoded by the coding sequence ATGAAGTTAAGGCGAGTAGTAGTTACGGGCCTTGGCGCACTGACTCCGGTAGGAAACACCATCCCTGAATACTGGAATGGTTTATTAACCGGGGTTAGTGGCGCTGGACCGATTACGCGTTTCGACGCGTCAAAGTTTAAATCACAGTTTGCCTGTGAGGTAAAGAACTTTGATCCAATGAATTTCTTTGATCGCAAAGAAGTTCGTAAGTATGATCCATTTACCCTTTTTGGGTTGGTAGCGGCTGATGAGGCTGTTATCAGTTCAGGAATGGAAATAGATAAACTGGATCTGGACCGGGTAGGCGTTATCTGGGCTTCAGGTATTGGAGGGATGTCCTCTTTTTATGAGGAGGTTGCATCCTTTGTTACCGGAGATGGCACTCCACGCTTTACTCCTTTCCTGATTCCGAAAATGATTGCTGATATTGCTGCCGGTCATATTTCCATTAAATATGGTTTCCGCGGCCCTAATTTTGCCACGATTTCTGCTTGTGCATCCTCAGCAAATGCGCTGATTGACGCCTATACATATATTCGTCTTGGTAAGGCCAATATTTTTGTAACTGGTGGATCAGAAGCCACAATCAATCCCGCCGGTATCGGAGGTTTTAATTCTCTCCATGCCATTTCTACAAGAAATGATGATCCATCCACCGCATCAAGGCCTTTCGACAAAGATCGTGATGGTTTTGTTATGGGAGAAGGTGGAGCTGCTTTGGTTTTTGAAGAAATGGAACATGCTCTTGCCCGCGGTGCTAAAATCTATTGTGAAGTTGCCGGCGCCGGTATGAGTGCAGATGCTCATCATATGACAGCTCCTCATCCTGAAGGTATTGGTGCTAAAAATGCCATGCGTTTCGCCCTTGAAGATGCCGGAATGAATCTTGAAGACATTGATCATATCAATACTCATGGAACTTCCACCCCTCTTGGTGATATCGCTGAAATAAAAGCTATCGTTGGTCTTTTTGGTGAACATGCAAAGAAAATTGCAGTCAATTCTACCAAATCAATGACCGGTCACCTTCTGGGAGCTGCTGGAGCTGCTGAGGCAGTTGCTTCTATCCTGGCTGTATATAACGATATTATCCCTCCAACAATCAATCACTTCACAGATGATGAAGAGATTGATCAGAACGTTGATTTTGTCTTCAATAAAGCCTCAAAAAGGACTGTAAATGCAGCTTTAAGCAATACCTTCGGCTTTGGCGGTCACAATGCGTCCCTTATCTTCAAGAAATTCGAACAATAG